The region GGTTCCGACAAATCCTGGTACAACCACTACTTGATACTCTTTTAATTGACTTAACAAATAATCCGTTTCAACCTTTTCAATATTTGCATTACTAAAATTTCGGTCTGTTTTAATTCCAACCTCATTTGGTGCTAAGGCACAAGCCTTCAAGCCTTCTTGTTGTAAAAAATCAGACATCACAATACTTGAAATTACTTCACCACAAGAGATAAGACGATCACTTTCCTTTTTACTTAGATGATAAGCAACGAGTGATTTTAACGTATCTGTCGCGTAGGGGGCTCCAACTCGCCCCATAGCTGACACGACAACAACTACTCTATATCCAGCATTTACTTCCCGTCTAATATGTTTAAATGCCTCATATCTTGTTTTTTCATCACAAACTGAAGTTCCACCAAACTTTAAAACCACGATATCCATTTCAATCACCTAACAATCCATGACGATGCATATAATAAGCAATTTGAACACTATTTAGAGCTGCTCCTTTTAGAATGTTATCCGCAACAATCCAAAGATGAATCACATCGTCTTCAAATAAATCCTTCCGTATTCTTCCTACATAAACATCATCGTGATGCGCTAAATAATAAGCCATCGGATATTTTTGAGATTCAATCTCATCATAAAGGACGACATCCGATGAGTTTTTGAATAAATCCATAATTTCTTGGCGATTTTGAACGGGACCTTTTAGCTTCACAGTCGCACAAACACTATGTCCATATCGCACGGGAACCCTAGCACACGTTGCATTGACCTTAAGACTTGAATCGCTTAAAATTTTTCGTGTTTCATTAATCATCTTAATTTCTTCTTTGGTGTATCCATTCTCCATAAACACATCAATCTGGGGAATAACATTGTGTGCCATTTGATAATGAACTTTATCTGATCGGGTCGGTAAAATTTGTGGAACATAATCATCTTGTTCCAACTCTTGATTATATTCATATAACGCTTTGGCTCCCGCACCTGAAATCGCCTGATAAGTTGCTACATTGACCGATTCAATGCCGTAAACATCCATTAAAGGTTTTAAAGCAACCACTAATTGAATCGTTGAACAATTTGGATTAGCAATTAACTTCATTTCATGAGTTAAAACGTCTGCATTTACCTCGGGAACCACGAGTGGAATATCTTGATGCATTCTAAATGCACTTGTATTATCAATGACGACAGCACCTTTAGAAACCGCAATCGGTGCAAATTTTTCTGACACACTTCCTCCAGCACTAAAAAAAGCAAGATCGATTCCATCGAAAGAATTTTCCGTCAATTCTTCAATGATGAGGGGTTGCCCTTTAAATACCATGCTTTTCCCAGCCGAACGGCTTGATGCCAATAACTTTAATGAAGTCACCGGAATAGGATAACGTTCTAATGTTTCAACCATACTTTTTCCAACTTCACCACTTGCGCCTACAATCGCAACCGAATATCCGTATCGGTTCATTCTTTATCTCCCCTTTTTATCAGCAGTCGCAATATAATTGGTTAAAAAGCGGAAAAGATAATAAGCTGCTGTTTTAGGAGCAACAATACTTGGAAGCGATCCAGCCAATTCTGCCTGTATTCCGATTTGTTTTGCATAATCAAAGTCGACTCCACCTGGTTTACTACTTACATCAATAATATAGCAATCTTTTGGAACATAATTTAAAGCTTCTTCATCTAACACCATAGCTGGAACAGTATTTACAATCACATCATAATGTTGCAAATCTTCAACCATTAAATCAATATGAATAGGCGTTAATCCCATTTCAAACAATCTCGCCTCGTCTTTTTTCTTTCTAAAGGTCACGGTGACATGCGCACCTAACGCTTTCAAATCTCTGGCAATGGTTTGACCTGTTCTACCTGCCCCAATCACTAATATTTCAGCTTGATGAATCGTTATTTCTGTGTTTTTAATAATATTAAAAATAACGCCTTCTGCTGTTGGAATAGAATTATAAATAGCCACTTCATCATAGTCAAAAATTACTTCACATTTTCTAGGGACAACTTGAAGCAATTCAACTAATTTCGGGTATTTAATTGGGGTTAAAATGGTACAATCTTCGGGTAAACTCAAGAGCACTTCTTCACTTAATCGCAAATTGGTATTTGCAATTTTCCCACTTGCACTAATTCCTCCAAACGGCAAAATAAAATAACGAGTTTGCTTTAAAATATTAAAATCAAAACTCAATGATTCCGGATGATACTCAACTAAATCAAGTCCACTTTCTCGAATAAAACCAGTTAAGTAATTCATTCGCTTATCATTATTAATAATTAAAATCATTATCTATCACCTACCTCAAGTTTTCTTACGTTGTATTTTATGACTTTTAACCCCTAGTGGTGACAGTAATCGAGGTTCTTCTCTACTTATTGCTTTCAAAGAAAAAGAGCCTAATTTTAAAAATTAGACTCTTTTTTTCACCTTTTATTTTGTACATTCTGGACGAGTTCCCGCTACCATTTCATCAACTGTTTTAAATTGATACCCTTTTTCTTTTAACTGATTAATCATTGGCTCTAAAGCAATGACCGTTTCAGGTTTAGGATGCATTAAGATTAAGGTCCCAGGTTCAACCTTACTCATCACACGATTAATCATTTGATCAGCACTTCCTCCCATCCAATCAATGGTATCTGCTGTCCAAAGAATAGTATACATCGATTGATCCGCTGCAGCCTTTAGGGTTCGATCATTAAACTCACCACCAGGAGGGGCAAAATAAACAATTGGTTCATTGATAATTGATGATAACACGTCATTCGTTTTCGTGATTTCTTCTACATATTGCTCATATGTATATCCTCCCCATTTTGAGGGATGAGAATACGAATGATTTCCAATTAAATGTCCATCTGTATATAATTTAGAAACCTGATTTTTATGTTTTTCAGCATAACGACCTTCAACAAAGAAGTTTGCTTTTACCCCTAGTCGATCCAAAATCGTAATCATTTTATCTAGTTCCTCTTCACCCCAAGCTACATTTATTAATAAAGAAACATAATTTCCTTCTTCATTTCCTTTGTAAATGGGTTCATTTCTAAAATCTTCTGGACTATTTTGATAAGGGATACTTTTACACATTAGTAAAGATTCATCAAAACTTCCATTTAATAACATATTATTATAAGATAATTCATAATCTATCTCTGCTCCCATCAATCCCGGAACAAATTTAAACACAGAATCTTTTCGTGGTTCAACCGGATCTTGACGGTGATTTTGCATGTAATCCATCAATTGAATGGAAATTTCATCATTCATATTGGCAACGGGGGATGATTTTTGAAAAAAATTCAAACTAATCACAATGCTAACATACCCTACGATGGCGAGTAAGGTTACGATATTTTGTTTCATTTTCTGACACCTCTAATTTTATGACAAGTATTTAACATAAATCTTTTACATTTTACCCAAAATAAAGTTAACCTATACTCAAATTATTTTTTCACATTCTTAAAAATACCTTAAAAAATAAAAAAAGTCCTATTGTATCCCCTACAATAGGACTTTTTGATTAAGCTTGCTCTGCCGCTTGTTCTTTCATTGCTTCTTTACGTGATAAGTTAACACGACCACGCTCATCCACTTCTGTTACTTTAACTAAGATTTCATCACCAATAGCTACAACATCTTCTGTTTTAGCAACACGTTCTTCAGCCAATTGAGAGATATGAACTAATCCATCTTGTCCTGGGAAAATTTCAACAAAGGCACCGAATTTTTCGATTCGTACCACCTTACCTAAATAAATTTTACCGACTTCAACTTCACGAACAATATCTTCAATCATTGCAACGGCTTGATTAATGTTTTGTGAGTTGTCATGTAAGATGTAAACTGTTCCATCTTGCTCAATATCAATTTTAACACCTGTTTTATCAATAATTTCATTGATTTGTTTTCCACCAGGGCCGATGACATCGCGGATTTTATCAACTTTAATTGTAATGACTTTAATTTTTGGTGCAAATGCAGATAGTTCTTCACGCGTTTCAGAAATAGTCCCTAACATATGGTTAAGAATTTGCATACGTCCAACTTTTGCCTGTTGTAAGGCTTCTTCTAAAATTTGACGATTTAACCCTTCAATTTTAATATCCATTTGAAGAGCTGTTACCCCTTTAGCTGTTCCAGCCACTTTAAAGTCCATATCTCCTAAATGATCTTCCATTCCTTGAATATCAGTTAAAACGGTGTAATTTTCACCTTTTTTAACTAATCCCATCGCAATCCCAGCAACTGGTGCTTTAATCGGAACTCCAGCTGCCATTAAGGCCATTGTGGAAGCACAAATTGAAGCTTGTGATGTCGATCCATTTGATTCTAAGACTTCTGATACTAAACGAACTGTATATGGGAAGTCTTTTTCAGAAGGCATGACTTGTTTTAATGCGCGCTCTCCTAAGGCACCATGTCCAATCTCTCGACGACCTGGTGCCCCGTAACGCCCTGTCTCTCCTACAGAGAATGGAGGGAAATTATAATGGTGCATAAAACGTTTTGTTTCTTCTACTTCTAATCCATCTAACATTTGATGCTCATTTAAGGCACCTAATGTACAAACTGATAAAGCTTGCGTTTGTCCACGTGTAAACAACGCTGATCCATGTGTACGTGGTAATAAATCAACACGTGAAGATAATGGACGAATTTCATCAATCTTACGACCATCTGGACGTACTTTTTCATCAGTAATTAAGCGACGGACTTCTTCTTTTACAATTTTATTTAAAACTTCTTTTACTTGCTTTAATTCTTTGTCACTTGCTTCTTCTGATTCGAATACGTCTAAAACACGTGCATTAACGGCGTCAATTGCTTCTTGGCGCGCATGTTTTTCAACGACTTGAATCGCGGCTAGCATGTCTGCTTCTGCCATTTCACGAACACGTGCATTAATCGTCGCATCCACTTCATATAGGTTTAAATCCATTTTCGGTTGTCCAATTTCAGCCACAATTTGCTCTTGGAAAGCAACAATTTGTTTAATCATCTCATGACCAAACATAATCGCCTCTAACATATCTTCTTCTGGAACTTCTTTTGCTCCAGCTTCAACCATGTTGATCGCATCTTTTGTTCCAGCAACCGTTAAATCAATATCTGACTTCTCTAATTCCTCTACGGTTGGATTAATAATAAATTTTCCATCTACTCGACCTACAACAACTCCCGCAATCGGTCCTTCAAATGGAATATCTGAAATTGATAAAGATAATGATGATCCAATCATCGCTGCAATGGCAGGCGAATTATCGTGATCAACACTCATTACATAGTTAATCACTTGGACATCGTTACGGAATCCATCTGGGAATAAAGGACGAATTGGACGGTCAATTAAACGTCCTGATAAAACAGCATGCTCACTTGGGCGTCCTTCACGTTTAATAAACCCACCTGGTACTTTTCCAACAGCATAAAGACGCTCTTCATATCCAATTGTTAATGGGAAAAAATCTATATCTTTAGGTTCTTTTGAAGCAACACAAGTTGATAAGACAACTGTGTCACCATAGCGTACTAAAACCGAAGCATTCGCTTGCTTTGCCAATTCCCCAATTTCAAATGAAAGGGGACGACCAGCCAGTTCAAACGAATAAACGTGTTTCTCTGACATATTATATTACTCCTTCATATTCTACATTTATATTTATTCTTTTCTATCATACCATAAGCAAATAATTTTACGAAATAATTTTTTTCATAATCATCCCTAATTTGCCAAGTTCGTCTTTTTTTTGTTTTAAAAGTGTTTTATTCTGCCTTTTTACTTCAATCTAGACAATTTTATTATTCTCAACTGCTTATTAAATTATCACGAGTTATGACATACGGTGATCATAAAAAAAAGAACCTTCTACCGAAGGTTCCTCTTTTATTATCGACGTAATCCTAAACGCTCGATTAATGAAGCGTAACGGTTGATGTCTTTGTTACGTAAGTAAGTTAATAAGTTACGACGTTTACCAACCATACGTAATAATCCACGACGTGAATGGTGGTCATGTTTGTGCTCTTTTAAGTGTCCGTTTAAACGGTTGATTTCAGCCGTTAAAACTGCGATTTGTACTTCTGGAGAACCTGTATCTCCTTCGTGTACTGCATAAGCTTTGATGATTTCTTGTTTTTCTGTTTTAGAAATAGCCATTACTATTACCTCCTAATATTTTTTCATACGCCTTATACCAAGCAAATCGCTGGAGGAGCTAAAAGCATAGAATAAGGACTTTTTTATTGTATCATAATTTTAAATTAATTCAAGTCCTATTTGAAATATCCTCTGACCGTTTTACGATCATGATTTAACTGTGTCATCAAGGCTTCAATGGAAGAAAAACGTTCTTCATCACGAAGACGATGATAAAATTCAACCTTCATTTCTTGACCATAAATATCTTGATTAAAATCTAAAATATGAACTTCAACCGACACATTATCGATAAAATTAAACGTTGGATTATGGCCGATATTACACATTCCAGCATAAGATTGCCCCTTCACCCAAACTCTAACGGCATAAACTCCATTTTTAGGAATAATATAGGCTTCAGTCGTTGCGACATTTGCAGTTGGGAAACCAATTTGTCTTCCCTTTTGTTGTCCACTAATCACTGTTCCACAAAGCGTATACGGTCTTCCAAGCATTTCATTTGCTTTTTCAATATTTCCAACAGCTAAGTAAGACTTGATTTCAGTTGCTCCGATTTTTTCTCCTTCAATTTCTTTTTTATCCGTTACATTTAAGCTGAATTTTTCTGGGTATTGTCGAAGTAACTCCACTGAACCTTCTCCCTTCTTTCCAAATCGAAAATCAAAGCCGGTCGAAACGTGCTCTACCTTCATCTTAACTAAATAACGTTCAATAAAATCTATCGCTCTAAGTGATGCCAACTCTTCATTAAAAGTTAAAATCATTAAATAATCAACTCCAAGTTCCGTTAATAAACGAACTTTTTCAGTTGGTGGGGTTATCAAGTGTTCAGAACTTAATTTTTTCAAGATCACATTTGGATTAGGTGAAAAGGTCATCACAGCACTTTTTAATCCATTTTTTTTAGCATATTCAATCGCTTCTTTAATCACTAGTTGATGCCCAATATGTAAACCATCAAAATACCCTAAGGCTACACTTAATCCCTCTTCTGAATTAAAGGATGTTTGATTTAAATTCAAAACTTTCATTTTACTCACTTCCTAAAAGAATCCCCTTACGGATTTCATGACTGGTTTCGACTCGTGCTTCTCATACACGGCTAAACATTGCCCAGATTGACTAAAAATTGCAAATTGAGGAGTTTCTATATTTCCAACTTGTTCAGGATGTAATTGAACTCCATTTCGAACTAACTTTTCAACCCAGTGATCAACCGTTACCTTTGGAAAATCTTCAAAAGCTTGTTCAATCGTTAATAAACTTAAGGACTGATGCTCAACCTTTTCTTTTAATTGATCGATCGATAAACAATCTGAAATTTTAAAAACACCAGATGCAATACGTCGAAGGTGTGACATATGAGCTGGATATCCTAGCTTTTCACCAATCGTTACGGCTACTGTTCGAACGAATAAC is a window of Turicibacter sanguinis DNA encoding:
- a CDS encoding aspartate-semialdehyde dehydrogenase is translated as MNRYGYSVAIVGASGEVGKSMVETLERYPIPVTSLKLLASSRSAGKSMVFKGQPLIIEELTENSFDGIDLAFFSAGGSVSEKFAPIAVSKGAVVIDNTSAFRMHQDIPLVVPEVNADVLTHEMKLIANPNCSTIQLVVALKPLMDVYGIESVNVATYQAISGAGAKALYEYNQELEQDDYVPQILPTRSDKVHYQMAHNVIPQIDVFMENGYTKEEIKMINETRKILSDSSLKVNATCARVPVRYGHSVCATVKLKGPVQNRQEIMDLFKNSSDVVLYDEIESQKYPMAYYLAHHDDVYVGRIRKDLFEDDVIHLWIVADNILKGAALNSVQIAYYMHRHGLLGD
- a CDS encoding NAD(P)-dependent oxidoreductase; this translates as MILIINNDKRMNYLTGFIRESGLDLVEYHPESLSFDFNILKQTRYFILPFGGISASGKIANTNLRLSEEVLLSLPEDCTILTPIKYPKLVELLQVVPRKCEVIFDYDEVAIYNSIPTAEGVIFNIIKNTEITIHQAEILVIGAGRTGQTIARDLKALGAHVTVTFRKKKDEARLFEMGLTPIHIDLMVEDLQHYDVIVNTVPAMVLDEEALNYVPKDCYIIDVSSKPGGVDFDYAKQIGIQAELAGSLPSIVAPKTAAYYLFRFLTNYIATADKKGR
- a CDS encoding polysaccharide deacetylase family protein, which gives rise to MKQNIVTLLAIVGYVSIVISLNFFQKSSPVANMNDEISIQLMDYMQNHRQDPVEPRKDSVFKFVPGLMGAEIDYELSYNNMLLNGSFDESLLMCKSIPYQNSPEDFRNEPIYKGNEEGNYVSLLINVAWGEEELDKMITILDRLGVKANFFVEGRYAEKHKNQVSKLYTDGHLIGNHSYSHPSKWGGYTYEQYVEEITKTNDVLSSIINEPIVYFAPPGGEFNDRTLKAAADQSMYTILWTADTIDWMGGSADQMINRVMSKVEPGTLILMHPKPETVIALEPMINQLKEKGYQFKTVDEMVAGTRPECTK
- the pnp gene encoding polyribonucleotide nucleotidyltransferase; this translates as MSEKHVYSFELAGRPLSFEIGELAKQANASVLVRYGDTVVLSTCVASKEPKDIDFFPLTIGYEERLYAVGKVPGGFIKREGRPSEHAVLSGRLIDRPIRPLFPDGFRNDVQVINYVMSVDHDNSPAIAAMIGSSLSLSISDIPFEGPIAGVVVGRVDGKFIINPTVEELEKSDIDLTVAGTKDAINMVEAGAKEVPEEDMLEAIMFGHEMIKQIVAFQEQIVAEIGQPKMDLNLYEVDATINARVREMAEADMLAAIQVVEKHARQEAIDAVNARVLDVFESEEASDKELKQVKEVLNKIVKEEVRRLITDEKVRPDGRKIDEIRPLSSRVDLLPRTHGSALFTRGQTQALSVCTLGALNEHQMLDGLEVEETKRFMHHYNFPPFSVGETGRYGAPGRREIGHGALGERALKQVMPSEKDFPYTVRLVSEVLESNGSTSQASICASTMALMAAGVPIKAPVAGIAMGLVKKGENYTVLTDIQGMEDHLGDMDFKVAGTAKGVTALQMDIKIEGLNRQILEEALQQAKVGRMQILNHMLGTISETREELSAFAPKIKVITIKVDKIRDVIGPGGKQINEIIDKTGVKIDIEQDGTVYILHDNSQNINQAVAMIEDIVREVEVGKIYLGKVVRIEKFGAFVEIFPGQDGLVHISQLAEERVAKTEDVVAIGDEILVKVTEVDERGRVNLSRKEAMKEQAAEQA
- the rpsO gene encoding 30S ribosomal protein S15, with the protein product MAISKTEKQEIIKAYAVHEGDTGSPEVQIAVLTAEINRLNGHLKEHKHDHHSRRGLLRMVGKRRNLLTYLRNKDINRYASLIERLGLRR
- a CDS encoding bifunctional riboflavin kinase/FAD synthetase; amino-acid sequence: MKVLNLNQTSFNSEEGLSVALGYFDGLHIGHQLVIKEAIEYAKKNGLKSAVMTFSPNPNVILKKLSSEHLITPPTEKVRLLTELGVDYLMILTFNEELASLRAIDFIERYLVKMKVEHVSTGFDFRFGKKGEGSVELLRQYPEKFSLNVTDKKEIEGEKIGATEIKSYLAVGNIEKANEMLGRPYTLCGTVISGQQKGRQIGFPTANVATTEAYIIPKNGVYAVRVWVKGQSYAGMCNIGHNPTFNFIDNVSVEVHILDFNQDIYGQEMKVEFYHRLRDEERFSSIEALMTQLNHDRKTVRGYFK